The following proteins are encoded in a genomic region of Actinomadura sp. NAK00032:
- a CDS encoding MFS transporter, with the protein MFSGILSARRDASSPARAWLVLCCLAMLQFFIAVDVTVVNVALPSIGAGLGADGHALTWVVVGYTITGGGLLMLGGRLGDMLGRRRVLLLGTALFGTASLLAGLAPSFSALVAARLLQGAGEALALPAAMAVIVLLFPEGPRRSRALSVWAAVASCGLVLGFVVSGIVTELLGWRWIFLISVPFILVVLAAAVPLVPGERPAGRAPLDVPGAVLLTAAPLLFTLGVVEAGAADGTPAWLPPVALAGAAAAAAGFVRVERRAPDPLVPLRFFRNRTRVLANLATALLSAALSASFLLFSYYLQDRAGAGPLRAGLTMLPLAVSLIAASALVPRLLGRWGARRCVLAGIGFTALAMAAIALVARFGAAGPALVPAMVLIAAGMGLGIVGLQYVAVTGVTEDDAGMASGVQRAADQLGGSTGVTLYVGVGFAPALDGADPFLTAALAAVAGLGAAALVVRRISMPADAPAEAAG; encoded by the coding sequence GTGTTCTCAGGCATTCTCTCCGCGCGCCGGGACGCATCGTCCCCGGCGCGCGCGTGGCTGGTGCTGTGCTGCCTGGCCATGCTGCAGTTCTTCATCGCGGTCGACGTGACCGTGGTCAACGTCGCGCTGCCGTCGATCGGCGCCGGCCTCGGCGCCGACGGCCACGCGCTGACCTGGGTCGTGGTCGGGTACACGATCACCGGCGGCGGGCTGCTGATGCTCGGCGGTCGGCTCGGCGACATGCTCGGCCGGCGCCGCGTCCTGCTGCTCGGCACGGCGCTGTTCGGCACGGCGTCGCTGCTGGCCGGGCTCGCGCCGTCCTTCTCCGCGCTGGTCGCGGCCCGGCTGCTGCAGGGGGCCGGTGAGGCGCTCGCGCTGCCGGCGGCGATGGCGGTGATCGTCCTGCTGTTCCCCGAGGGGCCGCGCAGGTCGCGGGCGCTGAGCGTGTGGGCGGCCGTGGCCAGCTGCGGCCTCGTCCTCGGGTTCGTGGTCTCCGGGATCGTCACCGAGCTGCTCGGCTGGCGGTGGATCTTCCTGATCTCCGTCCCGTTCATCCTGGTCGTGCTCGCCGCCGCGGTGCCGCTCGTGCCGGGCGAGCGGCCCGCCGGCCGCGCCCCGCTGGACGTGCCCGGCGCGGTCCTGCTGACCGCGGCGCCCCTGCTGTTCACCCTCGGGGTCGTCGAGGCCGGTGCGGCCGACGGCACGCCCGCCTGGCTGCCACCCGTCGCACTGGCCGGGGCGGCGGCGGCCGCGGCCGGGTTCGTCCGGGTCGAGCGCCGCGCGCCCGACCCGCTCGTGCCGCTGCGGTTCTTCCGCAACCGGACGCGGGTCCTGGCCAACCTCGCCACCGCCCTGCTGAGCGCGGCGCTGTCCGCCTCGTTCCTGCTGTTCAGCTACTACCTCCAGGACCGGGCGGGCGCCGGCCCGCTGCGGGCCGGCCTGACGATGCTGCCGCTGGCGGTGTCGCTGATCGCGGCGTCGGCGCTGGTGCCCCGCCTGCTCGGACGGTGGGGCGCGCGGCGCTGCGTCCTCGCCGGGATCGGCTTCACCGCGCTGGCGATGGCCGCCATCGCGCTGGTCGCCCGCTTCGGGGCCGCCGGTCCCGCGCTGGTCCCCGCCATGGTGCTCATCGCCGCCGGGATGGGGTTGGGGATCGTCGGGCTGCAGTACGTCGCGGTGACCGGCGTGACCGAGGACGACGCGGGCATGGCCTCCGGCGTCCAGCGGGCCGCCGACCAGCTCGGCGGCTCCACCGGGGTCACCCTGTACGTCGGCGTCGGGTTCGCGCCCGCCCTGGACGGCGCCGACCCGTTCCTGACCGCCGCCCTGGCGGCCGTCGCCGGTCTCGGCGCGGCGGCGCTCGTCGTCCGGCGGATCTCCATGCCCGCCGATGCGCCGGCGGAGGCCGCCGGGTGA
- a CDS encoding DUF6297 family protein: MTAVDVRPAAGAVPGARDLRRRLRSGRPRRTRADVLSLLLERVLYIALLGGFAVGAVRDGLGRDGAAAAEPETSVVRLVSAAAALLCLVLVAKCLLAFGPLYAGAPARMWLLGTPVDRGRLLTGRLAAAVAAGAASSAAIGTAFVLTAGLAVPLAPWLALWTAAGAVSACACVLAQVRLRSLRGVQRVLGGAAYALAAAMAAIPIVRPGQLLTELEQASANAYTACASAALVVAAIAVAVARGSLGGVTRAAVSPGVELARAARVSVLSVDFTFFWSIALERRARAVVRVKPASIGGGRFAAMVRVDLARVLRTRPALFVWAALMAVPYAAHVAGLAAFLPAVHMVAAFLAVDRLAGGLRLVARSPAIRRALGGSDRSLMLAHLVVPAAGAVVWSAVTAATVPGVSALTAALSAAGAVAVGYRAATRPSLDYSGGLIDLGLFPPIPMGLFLQLARGPALLTAFCVLQIAVARVAG, encoded by the coding sequence GTGACGGCCGTCGATGTGCGGCCCGCCGCCGGCGCCGTCCCCGGAGCCCGCGACCTGCGCCGCAGACTGCGTTCCGGGAGGCCGCGGCGCACGCGGGCGGACGTCCTCTCCCTGCTCCTCGAACGCGTTCTCTACATCGCGCTGCTCGGGGGTTTCGCCGTGGGGGCCGTGCGCGACGGGCTCGGCCGGGACGGCGCGGCCGCCGCCGAGCCGGAGACCTCGGTGGTCCGGCTGGTCTCCGCCGCCGCGGCGCTCCTGTGCCTCGTCCTCGTGGCCAAGTGCTTGCTGGCGTTCGGGCCGCTGTACGCGGGTGCTCCCGCGCGCATGTGGCTGCTCGGCACGCCGGTCGACCGGGGGCGGCTGCTGACCGGCCGGCTCGCCGCCGCCGTGGCCGCCGGCGCGGCGTCGTCCGCCGCGATCGGGACGGCGTTCGTGCTGACGGCCGGCCTCGCGGTGCCGCTCGCACCGTGGCTGGCGCTGTGGACCGCGGCCGGTGCCGTGTCGGCCTGCGCGTGCGTGCTCGCCCAGGTGAGGCTGCGGTCGCTGCGCGGCGTCCAGCGCGTCCTCGGCGGGGCCGCCTACGCGCTCGCCGCCGCCATGGCGGCGATTCCGATCGTCCGGCCCGGTCAGCTGCTGACGGAGCTGGAACAGGCGAGCGCGAACGCGTACACGGCCTGCGCGTCCGCCGCGCTGGTGGTGGCCGCCATCGCCGTCGCCGTCGCGCGCGGGAGCCTGGGCGGGGTCACCCGGGCCGCCGTTTCGCCGGGGGTCGAGCTGGCCAGGGCGGCTCGGGTGTCGGTCCTGTCCGTGGACTTCACGTTCTTCTGGTCCATCGCGCTGGAACGCCGCGCGCGCGCCGTCGTCAGGGTCAAGCCGGCGTCCATCGGCGGGGGCCGTTTCGCCGCGATGGTGAGGGTCGATCTGGCGCGTGTGCTGCGCACGCGCCCGGCGCTGTTCGTGTGGGCCGCGCTGATGGCGGTGCCCTACGCGGCGCACGTGGCCGGCCTGGCGGCCTTCCTGCCCGCCGTGCACATGGTGGCGGCGTTCCTCGCCGTGGACCGGCTGGCCGGAGGGCTCCGCCTGGTCGCCCGCTCCCCCGCGATCCGCAGGGCGCTGGGCGGCTCGGACCGCTCGCTCATGCTCGCCCACCTGGTGGTCCCCGCGGCGGGCGCGGTGGTCTGGTCGGCGGTGACGGCGGCGACGGTGCCCGGCGTCTCCGCTCTCACCGCCGCGCTGTCGGCCGCGGGGGCGGTGGCCGTCGGTTACCGGGCGGCCACCCGGCCGTCGCTGGACTACAGCGGCGGCCTCATCGATCTCGGGCTGTTCCCGCCGATCCCGATGGGCCTGTTCCTGCAGCTCGCCCGCGGGCCCGCCCTGCTGACCGCGTTCTGCGTCCTCCAGATCGCGGTGGCGCGCGTCGCCGGATAG
- a CDS encoding ABC transporter ATP-binding protein yields MRKSYFGVPVLDGISFTVRPGEAVAVVGPNGAGKTTLLKCAAGVETVDEGSIELDRARLRESDPAVRAAMACLLDDADYFPDLSVVDHLRLYAWAHGTADPDGTVGSLLDELGLAAAADRLPATLSSGQRHRLGLASCLVRPRRLLLLDEPEQRLDAEGRAWLAARLNSEKSSGVSVLFSSHDSELIDAAADRTVEIPA; encoded by the coding sequence GTGCGCAAGTCCTATTTCGGTGTGCCCGTCCTGGACGGGATCAGTTTCACCGTCCGGCCCGGCGAGGCGGTGGCCGTCGTCGGCCCCAACGGCGCCGGGAAGACGACGCTCCTGAAGTGCGCCGCCGGGGTCGAGACCGTCGACGAGGGAAGCATCGAACTCGACCGCGCGCGGCTGCGCGAGTCGGACCCGGCGGTGCGCGCGGCGATGGCCTGCCTGCTCGACGACGCCGACTACTTCCCGGACCTGTCGGTCGTCGACCACCTGCGGCTCTACGCCTGGGCGCACGGCACGGCCGACCCGGACGGGACGGTCGGCTCGCTGCTGGACGAACTCGGGCTCGCCGCGGCGGCGGACCGGCTGCCCGCCACGCTGTCCAGCGGCCAGCGGCACCGCCTCGGCCTGGCCTCCTGCCTCGTGCGCCCCCGCCGCCTCCTGCTCCTGGACGAGCCGGAACAGCGCCTGGACGCCGAGGGACGGGCGTGGCTGGCGGCGCGGCTCAACTCCGAGAAGTCCTCCGGCGTGAGCGTGCTGTTCTCCTCCCACGACAGCGAACTGATCGACGCCGCCGCCGACCGGACCGTCGAGATCCCCGCGTGA
- the speB gene encoding agmatinase translates to MTLSERYGPQFGPDTTFLGVPRCTWSEPSTYADADVVILGAPFDGGTSHRPGTRFGPQHIRTTCYLPQRGSRPSLALRVDGLQGDLTVYDAGDVEMYSGDAERSVRDLRKAVSAVARTGTVPLVLGGDHTIAWPDAAGVAEHVGAGRVSMIHFDAHADTGDVAFGSLVGHGQPMRRLIESGAVRGDRFLQLGLRGYWPGPETLAWMAEQGMRSYEMTEIVARGLDTCLTEAFEIATDDCDAVFLSVDIDVCDPGHAPGTGTPEPGGLTARQLLDAVRRIAYELPVAGVDLVEVSPPYDHADITSALANRVVLEALSGLARRRRDARDGTTWDPRRPLLDGRTSDGREG, encoded by the coding sequence ATGACCTTGTCGGAACGGTACGGCCCGCAGTTCGGGCCCGACACCACCTTTCTGGGCGTGCCGCGATGCACCTGGTCGGAGCCGTCCACCTACGCCGATGCCGACGTGGTCATCCTGGGCGCGCCGTTCGACGGCGGCACGTCCCACCGGCCGGGCACCCGGTTCGGGCCGCAGCACATCCGGACGACCTGCTACCTCCCCCAGAGGGGCTCGCGGCCGTCGCTGGCCCTGCGGGTGGACGGCCTCCAGGGCGACCTCACGGTCTACGACGCCGGCGACGTCGAGATGTACTCCGGTGACGCCGAGCGCTCCGTCCGCGACCTGCGGAAGGCCGTCTCCGCCGTCGCGCGTACCGGGACGGTCCCGCTCGTCCTGGGCGGCGACCACACGATCGCGTGGCCCGACGCCGCGGGCGTCGCCGAGCACGTCGGCGCGGGCCGCGTCTCGATGATCCACTTCGACGCGCACGCCGACACCGGCGACGTGGCGTTCGGCTCGCTGGTCGGGCACGGCCAGCCGATGCGGCGGCTGATCGAGTCCGGCGCCGTGCGCGGCGACCGGTTCCTGCAGCTCGGCCTGCGCGGGTACTGGCCCGGCCCCGAGACGCTCGCCTGGATGGCCGAGCAGGGCATGCGCTCCTACGAGATGACCGAGATCGTCGCGCGCGGCCTGGACACGTGCCTGACGGAGGCGTTCGAGATCGCCACCGACGACTGCGACGCGGTGTTCCTGTCGGTCGACATCGACGTGTGCGACCCCGGCCACGCCCCCGGCACGGGCACGCCCGAACCCGGCGGGCTGACCGCGCGGCAGCTCCTGGACGCCGTCCGCCGCATCGCCTACGAGCTGCCGGTCGCCGGCGTCGACCTGGTCGAGGTGTCCCCGCCCTACGACCACGCCGACATCACCTCGGCACTGGCCAACCGCGTGGTGCTGGAGGCGCTGTCGGGCCTCGCCCGCCGCCGCCGCGACGCCCGCGACGGCACCACCTGGGACCCGCGCCGCCCCCTCCTCGACGGCCGCACCTCCGACGGCCGGGAAGGGTAA
- a CDS encoding MFS transporter: protein MPGTRSSRPAALLIAVLVLAETVSAFETTMSVQLLYAQLPFFGTDISKLTWIVTAYMLVAAAATGVCGRLGDQFGRTRVLNIVLLVSAVGSIVSAVAPDLDVLIVGRGMQGVSGAVLPLVIGLARETLPREKVTTGIAVVSASALIAGASGMLVAGFILDHLDWRLIFWSAVLLAALAMAGIRAVVPKSAAATRDPGKVDYLGAVLFSVAVGTTLYGVTKSSEWTWNDSRTLGFLGAGFVLLALWTVWELRVRHPMMEVRRFANPKFAIGMLATVIIAFGVFGLSQVMPTAVLRTPTHLPVPGGDPIDLPVGLGLTATMTGLVGGLGALVGFAISPLPGRISRRHGAARTIMIGSAVAVGAFWSVVHLHTTLGGFIAFTIVSSVAVTFCYGALPTLIVECVPPEETSAAVGMQAVVRTTFQGVAASFSGVFLARGEIKVGDLAFLSEKGLGTLAVAAVVAAVLGFLLAVAASRYRESMLAGGDGAAARAGREPAVRLD, encoded by the coding sequence ATGCCCGGAACCAGATCGTCCAGACCCGCCGCCCTCCTGATCGCGGTCCTCGTGCTCGCCGAGACGGTGTCGGCGTTCGAGACCACGATGTCCGTCCAGCTGCTCTACGCCCAGCTGCCGTTCTTCGGCACCGACATCAGCAAGCTCACCTGGATCGTGACCGCGTACATGCTGGTGGCGGCGGCCGCCACCGGGGTGTGCGGCCGGCTCGGCGACCAGTTCGGCCGCACCCGCGTGCTCAACATCGTGCTGCTGGTCTCGGCGGTGGGCTCCATCGTCAGCGCGGTCGCCCCCGACCTGGACGTCCTCATCGTCGGCCGGGGCATGCAGGGCGTGTCCGGCGCGGTGCTGCCGCTGGTGATCGGGCTGGCCCGCGAGACGCTGCCGCGGGAGAAGGTCACGACCGGGATCGCCGTCGTCAGCGCGTCCGCGCTCATCGCCGGCGCGTCGGGCATGCTCGTCGCCGGGTTCATCCTGGACCACCTCGACTGGCGGCTCATCTTCTGGTCGGCGGTGCTGCTGGCCGCGCTCGCCATGGCCGGGATCCGCGCCGTCGTCCCGAAATCCGCGGCCGCGACGCGCGACCCCGGAAAGGTCGACTACCTCGGGGCCGTGCTGTTCTCGGTCGCCGTCGGGACGACCCTCTACGGCGTCACCAAGTCGAGCGAGTGGACGTGGAACGACTCCCGGACGCTGGGCTTCCTCGGCGCCGGGTTCGTCCTGCTCGCCCTGTGGACGGTCTGGGAGCTGCGCGTCCGGCACCCGATGATGGAGGTCCGGCGGTTCGCCAACCCCAAGTTCGCGATCGGGATGCTCGCCACGGTGATCATCGCCTTCGGCGTCTTCGGGCTCAGCCAGGTCATGCCGACGGCCGTGCTGCGCACCCCGACGCACCTGCCGGTGCCGGGCGGCGACCCGATCGACCTGCCGGTCGGGCTCGGCCTGACTGCCACCATGACCGGGCTGGTGGGCGGCCTCGGCGCGCTCGTCGGGTTCGCCATCTCGCCGCTGCCCGGCCGGATCTCCCGCCGCCACGGCGCGGCCCGGACGATCATGATCGGCTCCGCGGTCGCGGTGGGCGCCTTCTGGTCGGTCGTCCACCTCCACACGACGCTGGGCGGCTTCATCGCCTTCACCATCGTCAGCTCGGTGGCCGTCACGTTCTGCTACGGCGCCCTGCCGACCCTCATCGTCGAGTGCGTCCCGCCGGAGGAGACCAGCGCCGCCGTGGGGATGCAGGCCGTGGTGCGGACGACGTTCCAGGGCGTCGCCGCGTCCTTCTCGGGGGTCTTCCTCGCGCGGGGCGAGATCAAGGTGGGCGACCTGGCCTTCCTGAGCGAGAAGGGGCTGGGCACGCTCGCCGTCGCGGCCGTTGTCGCCGCCGTCCTCGGGTTCCTGCTCGCCGTCGCGGCGTCGCGCTACCGCGAGTCGATGCTCGCGGGCGGCGACGGGGCCGCCGCCCGCGCCGGCCGGGAGCCGGCCGTCCGGCTCGACTGA
- a CDS encoding CoA transferase, with translation MPSPLPLADVRVLECTGGIPGAYCGKMLTDAGAQVVKLEPPGGDPLRAWSASGDPAPGPGEHAPLFQYLAAGKRSVVADRADAPAAHDLIRGADVVVVDGTGGWDLAHVRSLLAGGDGAVLVSITPFGTEGPYADQGVQANEFILQAMCGSIEGRGWPGEEPLQAGGRIGEWVAGAYAAFAAAAGFRRLRRTGGGDVFDVSVLEAMVVTMGGLGAVGAEVLGADAPAAGRNLEMPSIVPTADGLVGFCTITAQQFADFLVLIDRADLLDDAELASFAGRIRRREEFLEMVHGWAATRTTAEIVELAAALRIPVAPIGTPETLADIDQFRERGVFVKNALGHLQPRVPYRASAFEAGPPGPVPELGGDTGAVRWPARERTSEPGAAADRRPLDGVRVADFTAFWAGPTATQLLSAFGADVVKIEGLRRPDGMRFSGGRPPTVEQWWEWGSVFLASNNDKRGLGLELSLPRAREIALRLIAGSDLVVENFSPRVMANFGLEWPEVSGANPRACMVRMPAFGLDGPWRDRVGFAQTMEQASGMAWMTGHPDGPPIIPRGVCDPVAGVHAAFAAVLALESRDATGRGVHVEGTMVEAALNVAAEALLEHTVRGVTPRRDGNRGPGAAPQGVYRTAGPDEWAAVAVTDDAQWPALAAAIGRPDLAGDPGLATRAGRAADAARVDEAVAAWAAGVDVATAVAVLRAAGVPAARVTPARDVLDDEHLRARGFWEHVRHPVAGEFRSTGLPFGSRTVPSGWVRDAAPLFGAHNREVLAELGLGEREIAALEEDGIIGSRPAGL, from the coding sequence ATGCCCAGCCCCCTCCCGCTCGCTGACGTCCGTGTCCTGGAGTGCACCGGCGGCATCCCGGGCGCGTACTGCGGAAAGATGCTCACCGACGCCGGCGCGCAGGTGGTGAAGCTGGAGCCGCCGGGCGGCGACCCGCTGCGCGCGTGGAGCGCGTCGGGGGACCCCGCCCCCGGCCCGGGCGAGCACGCGCCCCTGTTCCAGTACCTGGCCGCCGGCAAGCGGTCGGTCGTCGCGGACCGCGCGGACGCGCCCGCCGCGCACGACCTGATCCGCGGCGCGGACGTCGTGGTCGTCGACGGGACGGGCGGCTGGGACCTGGCGCATGTGCGGTCCCTCCTCGCGGGCGGTGACGGGGCCGTGCTCGTCAGCATCACGCCGTTCGGCACCGAGGGCCCCTACGCCGACCAGGGCGTCCAGGCCAACGAGTTCATCCTCCAGGCGATGTGCGGGTCGATCGAGGGCCGCGGCTGGCCCGGCGAGGAGCCGCTGCAGGCCGGCGGCCGGATCGGCGAGTGGGTGGCCGGGGCGTACGCGGCCTTCGCCGCCGCCGCCGGGTTCCGGCGGCTCCGGCGGACCGGCGGCGGCGACGTCTTCGACGTGTCGGTCCTGGAGGCGATGGTCGTCACCATGGGGGGCCTCGGCGCCGTCGGCGCGGAGGTGCTCGGCGCCGACGCCCCGGCGGCGGGCCGGAACCTGGAGATGCCGTCGATTGTGCCCACGGCCGACGGCCTGGTCGGCTTCTGCACGATCACCGCGCAGCAGTTCGCGGACTTCCTCGTCCTGATCGACCGCGCGGACCTGCTCGACGACGCCGAGCTGGCCTCGTTCGCCGGCCGGATCAGGCGGCGCGAGGAGTTCCTGGAGATGGTGCACGGCTGGGCGGCCACCCGCACCACCGCCGAGATCGTGGAGCTCGCCGCCGCGCTGCGGATCCCGGTCGCCCCGATCGGGACGCCCGAGACCCTGGCCGACATCGACCAGTTCCGCGAGCGCGGCGTCTTCGTCAAGAACGCGCTCGGCCACCTCCAGCCGCGCGTCCCGTACCGGGCGAGCGCGTTCGAGGCGGGCCCGCCGGGGCCGGTGCCGGAGCTGGGCGGCGACACCGGCGCGGTGCGCTGGCCGGCGCGCGAGCGCACGTCCGAGCCGGGCGCGGCGGCGGACCGGCGGCCCCTGGACGGGGTGCGGGTCGCCGACTTCACCGCGTTCTGGGCCGGCCCCACCGCCACCCAGCTGCTGTCGGCGTTCGGCGCGGACGTGGTCAAGATCGAGGGCCTGCGCCGGCCGGACGGCATGCGGTTCTCCGGCGGGCGCCCGCCGACCGTCGAGCAGTGGTGGGAATGGGGGTCGGTCTTCCTCGCCAGCAACAACGACAAGCGCGGGCTCGGCCTCGAGCTGAGCCTGCCGCGGGCGCGGGAGATCGCGCTGCGGCTCATCGCGGGCAGCGACCTGGTCGTCGAGAACTTCTCCCCGCGCGTGATGGCGAACTTCGGGCTGGAATGGCCGGAGGTGTCCGGCGCCAACCCGCGCGCGTGCATGGTGCGGATGCCCGCCTTCGGGCTCGACGGACCCTGGCGGGACCGGGTCGGGTTCGCGCAGACGATGGAGCAGGCGAGCGGCATGGCCTGGATGACCGGCCACCCGGACGGGCCCCCGATCATCCCCCGCGGCGTCTGCGACCCGGTCGCCGGCGTCCACGCGGCCTTCGCGGCGGTGCTCGCCCTGGAGAGCCGCGACGCGACCGGCCGGGGCGTGCACGTCGAGGGGACGATGGTCGAGGCCGCGCTCAACGTGGCGGCCGAGGCGCTGCTGGAGCACACCGTCCGCGGCGTGACGCCGCGCCGCGACGGCAACCGCGGGCCGGGCGCCGCGCCGCAGGGCGTGTACCGGACGGCCGGCCCCGACGAGTGGGCGGCGGTCGCCGTGACCGACGACGCGCAGTGGCCCGCGCTCGCCGCCGCCATCGGCCGCCCCGACCTCGCGGGCGATCCCGGCCTGGCGACCCGGGCCGGCCGCGCGGCCGACGCCGCGCGCGTCGACGAGGCCGTCGCCGCGTGGGCGGCGGGAGTGGACGTCGCGACCGCCGTCGCGGTGCTGCGGGCGGCGGGCGTCCCGGCCGCGCGGGTGACGCCGGCGCGCGACGTGCTGGACGACGAGCACCTGCGCGCCCGCGGGTTCTGGGAGCACGTCCGGCACCCGGTGGCGGGCGAGTTCCGCTCGACCGGGCTGCCCTTCGGATCCAGGACCGTGCCGTCCGGGTGGGTCCGCGACGCGGCTCCGCTCTTCGGCGCGCACAACCGGGAGGTCCTGGCGGAGCTGGGCCTCGGAGAGCGCGAGATCGCCGCCCTGGAGGAGGACGGCATCATCGGCTCCCGTCCCGCCGGCCTGTGA
- a CDS encoding MarR family transcriptional regulator, with protein sequence MTATGGKGDVGFEAAWDTGDDAAGEGARAAPGAGYPDLPTTAYLVLGVLIVTDESLTAGEIKVRSQHTVGHFYWAPAVSHIRRELARLIEHGMAAERTIHVGRRKMTVYESTARGERALRAWAEALPGDEPVMTKHPLMLKIWLAGDTEPARVLEAIDRYLDTVQKSIDELQWAQSRGRELGLLDDPRSRYPQAVTMYTLRSLYAEMANIRQLRDDIDWNMGDAYQKYADHPKTSVRRRVRPEPGTEPAEDG encoded by the coding sequence ATGACGGCGACCGGCGGGAAGGGCGACGTGGGATTCGAGGCGGCCTGGGACACGGGCGACGACGCGGCGGGGGAGGGGGCCCGCGCGGCGCCCGGTGCCGGCTACCCGGACCTGCCGACGACCGCGTACCTCGTCCTCGGCGTGCTGATCGTCACCGACGAGTCGCTCACCGCGGGCGAGATCAAGGTGCGCTCCCAGCACACGGTCGGGCACTTCTACTGGGCCCCGGCCGTCAGCCACATCCGCCGGGAGCTGGCCCGCCTGATCGAGCACGGGATGGCGGCCGAGCGCACCATCCACGTCGGCCGGCGCAAGATGACGGTCTACGAGTCGACGGCGCGCGGGGAGCGGGCGCTGCGCGCGTGGGCGGAGGCCCTGCCGGGCGACGAGCCGGTGATGACCAAGCATCCGCTGATGCTCAAGATCTGGCTGGCCGGCGACACCGAGCCCGCCCGCGTCCTGGAGGCGATCGACCGCTACCTGGACACCGTGCAGAAGTCGATCGACGAGCTGCAGTGGGCCCAGAGCAGGGGCAGGGAGCTGGGGCTGCTGGACGACCCGAGGTCCCGGTACCCGCAGGCGGTGACCATGTACACCCTGCGCTCGCTCTACGCCGAGATGGCGAACATCCGGCAGTTGCGCGACGACATCGACTGGAACATGGGCGACGCCTACCAGAAGTACGCCGACCATCCGAAGACGTCCGTGCGGCGCAGGGTGCGGCCTGAACCGGGCACGGAGCCGGCCGAGGACGGCTGA
- a CDS encoding class I adenylate-forming enzyme family protein has protein sequence MTIRLILDMAAQAGAGRTALLPGAGDPVTFGRLAEVADAGSALLGRLGGRTLAFIGVNSPAVPALLFAAAGAGVPFAPLNYRLAEPALRELIARLDAPVLVTDPSHRLDPPGNAVASITTGEWFDLLASPGAEDAPGAASAAASEESPAVLLFTSGTTSAPKCAVLRHANLLAYVLGTVEFDAAAADDCALLSVPPYHIAGIGAVLTNAYSGRKAAYLTDFTPEGWLDVVRTRRVSHAMVVPTMLARIVEHLGDRPADCPSLTSLAYGGARMPLPVLTRALEAFPSTGFVNAYGLTETSSTIAVLGPADHRAAVAAGEAYRLASVGRVVPGVEAEIRGEDGRAVPAGATGELWVRGPQVSGEYTGLGSVLDAAGWFPTRDLARLDEQGYLYVEGRADDTIIRGGENIAPAEIEDVLLLHGAVREAAVVGTADPHWGERLVAVVVPAGPAGTAGPAAAAGADLAAELRAFVRARLRGSRTPDEVVFRSELPYTPTGKLLRREIVAGLAAGSTALA, from the coding sequence ATGACCATCCGCCTCATCCTCGACATGGCCGCGCAGGCGGGCGCCGGCCGCACCGCGCTGCTGCCCGGCGCCGGCGATCCGGTGACGTTCGGCCGGCTCGCCGAGGTGGCCGACGCCGGAAGCGCGCTGCTGGGGCGGCTGGGCGGCCGCACCCTGGCGTTCATCGGCGTCAACTCCCCGGCGGTGCCCGCCCTGCTGTTCGCCGCCGCCGGCGCCGGCGTCCCCTTCGCCCCGCTCAACTACCGCCTGGCGGAGCCCGCCCTGCGGGAGCTGATCGCCCGCCTCGACGCGCCCGTCCTCGTCACCGACCCGTCCCACCGCCTCGATCCGCCCGGCAACGCGGTCGCGTCGATCACCACGGGCGAGTGGTTCGACCTCCTCGCGTCCCCCGGCGCCGAGGACGCGCCGGGGGCGGCCTCGGCGGCGGCGTCCGAGGAGAGCCCCGCGGTCCTGCTGTTCACCAGCGGCACGACGTCCGCGCCGAAGTGCGCCGTCCTGCGGCACGCGAACCTGCTCGCCTACGTCCTCGGGACCGTCGAGTTCGACGCGGCGGCGGCGGACGACTGCGCGCTCCTCAGCGTCCCGCCGTACCACATCGCCGGAATCGGCGCCGTGCTCACCAACGCCTACTCCGGCCGCAAGGCCGCCTACCTGACGGACTTCACGCCGGAGGGCTGGCTCGACGTGGTCCGGACCCGGCGGGTCAGCCACGCGATGGTGGTGCCGACGATGCTGGCCCGGATCGTGGAGCACCTCGGGGACCGCCCGGCGGACTGCCCGAGCCTCACCTCGCTCGCCTACGGCGGGGCCCGGATGCCGCTGCCGGTGCTCACCCGGGCCCTGGAGGCGTTTCCCTCGACGGGCTTCGTCAACGCGTACGGCCTCACCGAGACCAGCTCGACGATCGCGGTCCTCGGCCCCGCCGACCACCGCGCGGCCGTGGCGGCCGGGGAGGCGTACCGCCTCGCCTCGGTCGGCCGCGTCGTCCCCGGCGTCGAGGCGGAGATCCGCGGCGAGGACGGCCGCGCGGTGCCCGCCGGCGCGACCGGCGAGCTGTGGGTCCGCGGGCCGCAGGTCTCCGGCGAGTACACCGGGCTCGGGTCGGTGCTGGACGCCGCCGGCTGGTTCCCGACCCGCGACCTCGCGCGCCTCGACGAGCAGGGCTACCTGTACGTGGAGGGACGCGCGGACGACACGATCATCCGCGGCGGCGAGAACATCGCGCCGGCCGAGATCGAGGACGTCCTGCTGCTGCACGGCGCGGTGCGCGAGGCCGCCGTCGTCGGGACGGCCGACCCGCACTGGGGAGAACGCCTGGTGGCCGTCGTCGTCCCCGCCGGACCGGCGGGAACCGCCGGCCCGGCCGCGGCCGCGGGCGCGGACCTGGCGGCGGAGCTGCGCGCCTTCGTCCGCGCCCGGCTGCGCGGCTCCCGCACGCCCGACGAGGTCGTGTTCCGCAGCGAGCTGCCCTACACCCCGACGGGCAAGCTGCTGCGCCGCGAGATCGTCGCCGGGCTCGCAGCCGGCTCGACCGCGCTCGCCTGA